The DNA region ACGACCGGAGACGGGTGAAATCGACAGTCTATCCTCGTCGTTCGTCCAAGATCAGCCGCGTCTTCGTGCTCACGACGTCGTCGAGTTCGCGCGCCTGCGTGATCAGTTCGTTGACCGCCCCGGTGTCCGCCGCGTCGACGATGAGCACCACGTCCTCCTCGCCCGAGACCTGCCAGACGAAATCCACCTCGGGCCACTCGGCCATCCGCGCCGAGACCGCCGAGGTGTCGACGTCGACCGCGACGCCCACCTCGACCATCGCCTTGATGTTCCCCGTCCTGGTCGTGACGGTGAACCGCTCGATGGTCCCCTCGTCGATCAGGCGCTCGACGCGGTTCCGTACCGTCCCCTCCGACGTGCCGACGCGTTCGGCGATCTCGGTGTAGGGCGTCCGCGAGTCGCGCCGGAGCACGTCGAGGATCGCCCGGTCGAGGTCGTCCATCCCCCACCTTCCCCCGGACCGTACTTCACGATTTCGAATATCGTAACTTCGCTTCGAACACAACCATTATTAGGGCCGCGTCTATACGGATATCGTAATGACCGACGCCTACGTGGCAATCGAGGGCGGGCACGTCCTGACCGGGCGGGCACGCGCGCCGGGCACCGCGCGCGGCGAACTGGTGTTCACCACCGCGTACACAGGGTCTGA from Halococcus salsus includes:
- a CDS encoding Lrp/AsnC family transcriptional regulator, which codes for MDDLDRAILDVLRRDSRTPYTEIAERVGTSEGTVRNRVERLIDEGTIERFTVTTRTGNIKAMVEVGVAVDVDTSAVSARMAEWPEVDFVWQVSGEEDVVLIVDAADTGAVNELITQARELDDVVSTKTRLILDERRG